Proteins encoded together in one Bacteroides ovatus window:
- a CDS encoding DUF4132 domain-containing protein: MRLIYNDALNKRIAPYLERLTKKRTSLDKETMALLDVFMQYFNMDTRYGAYSDKLEPCIIYIIQEEKIKSVANLFDGKLNKLLRYLLGDEYAHLFHTYLKLKARCPYTHGYSRRSQRSANPLLHIGHVIDALTQFLKLRATGFTVQAILNGGNTPEEIEAYKDSMNCQNWMAAQIAEGNQTVIEYLNNVLTSENNANRLNQGHLQAIAVSGYRPLLELEGKLLLAAKLQEGLRQAIVETMDEGCPESYLHLFSVICDNGLQRFASVKRGIAVSTGIGEQDSSERITNKYVELIHRFLNDRKQAHSALQSKDTVELYLALWSIGFYNTEEIQTLVPEIIKKGAKYQVQTLLYFLRCTQYSGMNHRISKNAFERWYKEPSVVAAILPLYLSGLYLSRYGGHKDAPSLHDYFDSKEEAVRHYEYLKQIYQSISAKEIYSPYVFPWESTELTRSEIVLKMAYITWMTNNSALKDDLCSYLPSLDTYMRAGYIGVVLAPPTSPLQEEYVLQSLGDRSQDVREEAYKALSEMTLSPEQNQKVEELLRFKYSEMRIHAINLLMKQPKEQLADSIRRLLTDKVAERRLAGLDMMKTIHNVEFLQDIYQELIPTVKEIQKPNPKEKVLIESLIGDGTEESVTQHYTKDNGFGLYDPSLEVSLPEITQDKGFNVKKAFEFICFGRAKLVFKKLSKYIETYKNEEFKNGYGEARLVGNSVLINWSNYGGLSGLGFPELWKAFYEEEIGSYDKLLMMSFMLASTGTAKDEDDSDEEDEEDIKADQKSSNTFEPLVNRMYAGITYRGLQKDLRKMPYYEQMSDIIEALAYEYKDEAVYQRLAVNMLLQLLPLLNTKNIFRQYTSKHAWLRDKLEYGEKQVVYPIHNNKFVNFWLEMPQKPMNDDLFIRYFTVRYQLYKLTNYMEHTPELEETDSYLHATDFARAWMLGIIPTEEVYREMMGRISSPSQIKAITMVLNDNVRFNKEKERYADIKNIDFSLFRSLAQKVVDRILEIELKRGDSETQVTSLAEELSYVYGAETFIRILQAFGKDTFIRDSYNWGSTKRGVLSSLLHACHPLPTDTSENLKKLAKQAEISDERLVEAAMFAPQWIELTEKAIGWKGLTSAAYYFHAHTNETCDDKKKAIIARYTPIDVDDLREGAFDIDWFKDAFKTIGKQRFEVVYNAAKYISCSNSHTRARKFADATNGAVKAADIKKEIIAKRNKDLLMSYGLIPLGRKPDKELLDRYQYLQKFLKESKEFGAQRQESEKKAVNIALQNLARNSGYGDVTRLTWSMETELIKELLPYLSPKEIDGVEVYVQINEEGKSEIKQIKDGKELNSMRAKLKKHPYIEELKAVHKKLKDQYTRSRIMLEQAMEDCTHFEENELRKLMQNPVIWPLLKHLVFICNGQTGFYTDGLLITVNAVCLPLKPKDELRIAHPTDLYTSGDWHAYQKFLFDKSIRQPFKQVFRELYVPTPEEIEATQSRRYAGNQIQPQKTVAVLKGRRWVADYEDGLQKIYYKENIIATIYAMADWFSPADIEAPTLEYVCFHSRKDYKLMKISEIPPVIFSEVMRDVDLAVSVAHAGSVAPETSHSTIEMRSVLVELTMPLFHFKNVTIKGSFAHIEGKLGKYNIHLGSGVIHQEGGAQIAVLPVHSQNRGRLFLPFVDEDPKTAEILTKIIFFAEDDKIKDPSILNQIK, from the coding sequence ATGAGACTGATTTACAATGACGCATTAAATAAACGGATTGCTCCGTACCTGGAAAGGTTAACGAAAAAGAGAACCAGTTTAGACAAAGAGACAATGGCACTGTTGGATGTATTTATGCAATACTTCAACATGGATACCCGGTATGGTGCATACAGCGATAAATTAGAGCCTTGCATCATCTATATTATCCAAGAAGAGAAGATTAAAAGCGTTGCCAATCTTTTCGATGGTAAATTGAACAAGCTACTCCGCTATCTATTGGGAGACGAGTACGCCCACCTGTTCCACACCTATCTGAAGCTCAAAGCACGGTGCCCGTACACTCACGGATACTCGCGCCGGTCACAACGGTCGGCAAATCCTCTTCTGCATATCGGCCACGTTATAGATGCACTGACCCAGTTTCTGAAACTGCGCGCCACCGGATTTACGGTTCAAGCCATACTGAACGGAGGAAACACTCCGGAAGAAATAGAAGCATACAAGGATTCGATGAACTGCCAAAACTGGATGGCCGCCCAAATAGCAGAAGGCAACCAGACTGTCATTGAATACCTCAACAATGTGCTGACCAGTGAGAATAACGCCAACCGCCTCAACCAGGGACATCTCCAGGCTATCGCAGTAAGTGGATACCGCCCCTTGCTGGAACTGGAAGGGAAGTTACTTCTGGCAGCCAAGTTACAGGAGGGTCTCCGCCAAGCTATCGTGGAAACGATGGACGAAGGTTGTCCCGAAAGTTATCTCCATCTTTTCTCGGTCATCTGCGACAACGGCCTGCAACGATTTGCTTCCGTGAAACGCGGTATTGCAGTCAGTACGGGTATCGGAGAACAAGACAGCAGCGAACGTATCACCAATAAATATGTAGAACTGATCCATCGTTTTCTGAACGACCGGAAACAAGCACACAGTGCTCTTCAAAGCAAAGATACAGTCGAACTCTATCTGGCTTTATGGAGCATCGGATTCTATAATACGGAAGAGATTCAGACGCTCGTACCGGAAATTATCAAGAAAGGTGCTAAATACCAGGTACAGACATTACTTTATTTCTTACGCTGTACGCAATACTCCGGCATGAACCACCGCATCAGTAAAAATGCCTTTGAAAGATGGTATAAGGAACCGTCGGTGGTGGCGGCTATCTTACCGTTGTATCTGTCCGGTCTCTATCTTAGCCGGTACGGAGGGCACAAAGACGCCCCGTCACTCCACGACTATTTTGATAGCAAAGAAGAGGCGGTCCGCCATTATGAATATCTGAAGCAAATCTATCAGTCCATCTCTGCCAAAGAGATTTATTCTCCTTATGTATTCCCTTGGGAAAGCACAGAACTCACCCGTTCGGAAATCGTTCTCAAAATGGCATATATCACCTGGATGACTAATAATTCTGCATTGAAAGACGATCTTTGCAGCTATCTGCCCTCTCTGGATACTTATATGCGGGCAGGCTATATCGGTGTTGTATTAGCTCCACCGACCAGTCCGCTACAGGAAGAATATGTACTGCAATCACTGGGAGACCGTTCGCAAGATGTGCGTGAAGAAGCATATAAAGCATTGTCCGAGATGACCTTATCGCCCGAACAAAACCAGAAAGTAGAAGAGTTACTGCGCTTCAAATACAGCGAAATGCGTATCCATGCTATCAATCTGCTGATGAAACAGCCCAAAGAACAGCTAGCCGACAGCATCCGCCGCTTGCTAACAGACAAGGTTGCCGAACGCCGCCTGGCAGGATTGGACATGATGAAGACCATACACAATGTAGAATTCCTGCAAGATATCTATCAGGAATTGATCCCGACAGTCAAAGAGATTCAGAAGCCGAACCCGAAAGAAAAAGTATTGATAGAATCTCTGATTGGCGATGGAACAGAAGAGAGCGTCACACAACATTATACCAAAGATAACGGTTTCGGTCTGTACGATCCGTCTCTTGAAGTCAGTCTGCCGGAAATTACCCAGGACAAAGGATTCAACGTTAAAAAAGCATTCGAATTCATCTGCTTTGGAAGGGCCAAACTCGTTTTCAAAAAACTAAGCAAATACATCGAAACCTACAAGAATGAAGAATTCAAAAATGGTTACGGAGAAGCACGTCTGGTAGGTAACAGTGTCCTGATAAACTGGAGCAACTACGGAGGATTGAGCGGACTCGGATTCCCGGAATTGTGGAAAGCCTTCTACGAAGAAGAAATAGGAAGCTACGACAAATTGCTGATGATGAGTTTCATGCTTGCATCGACAGGTACCGCTAAAGACGAAGACGACTCCGACGAGGAAGATGAAGAAGACATCAAGGCAGACCAGAAATCAAGTAATACTTTTGAGCCGCTTGTCAACCGGATGTATGCCGGCATCACTTACCGCGGATTGCAGAAAGACCTCCGCAAGATGCCGTACTATGAACAGATGAGTGACATCATCGAAGCACTGGCATACGAATACAAAGATGAAGCCGTCTATCAACGCCTGGCCGTCAATATGCTGCTCCAACTATTGCCTTTGCTAAATACCAAAAACATCTTCCGCCAGTACACCAGTAAGCATGCATGGCTTCGGGACAAACTGGAATACGGAGAAAAACAGGTCGTTTATCCGATACATAACAACAAATTCGTGAACTTCTGGCTCGAAATGCCTCAAAAGCCCATGAATGATGATCTATTTATCCGTTACTTCACAGTGCGCTATCAGCTTTATAAGCTCACCAACTACATGGAGCACACCCCCGAACTAGAGGAAACAGACTCTTATCTTCATGCCACAGACTTCGCCCGTGCCTGGATGCTGGGAATCATCCCGACAGAGGAAGTATACCGTGAAATGATGGGACGCATCAGCTCTCCCAGCCAGATCAAAGCAATCACCATGGTATTGAACGACAACGTTCGTTTCAACAAGGAAAAAGAAAGATACGCCGATATCAAAAACATCGACTTCTCCCTCTTCCGTTCCCTCGCCCAAAAGGTGGTAGACCGGATTCTTGAAATTGAATTAAAACGTGGAGACTCCGAGACACAAGTCACCTCCCTTGCAGAAGAACTAAGCTACGTCTATGGAGCTGAAACATTTATCCGTATTCTGCAAGCATTCGGCAAAGATACTTTCATACGTGACAGTTACAACTGGGGCAGCACCAAACGGGGTGTATTGAGCAGTCTGCTCCATGCTTGTCATCCCCTGCCTACGGACACCAGCGAGAATCTGAAGAAACTGGCGAAACAAGCCGAAATCAGCGACGAGCGACTGGTAGAAGCCGCCATGTTCGCCCCACAATGGATTGAACTGACTGAAAAGGCAATAGGCTGGAAAGGACTGACAAGTGCAGCCTATTATTTCCACGCCCACACCAATGAAACGTGTGACGACAAGAAGAAAGCGATTATCGCCCGCTACACCCCCATCGACGTAGATGACCTGCGGGAAGGTGCTTTTGACATCGACTGGTTCAAAGATGCATTTAAGACAATTGGCAAGCAACGCTTCGAAGTGGTCTACAATGCCGCCAAATATATTTCATGCAGCAACAGCCATACCCGTGCCCGTAAGTTTGCCGATGCTACCAACGGTGCAGTGAAGGCGGCAGATATAAAGAAAGAAATAATAGCCAAGCGCAACAAAGACTTATTGATGAGCTACGGCCTCATCCCATTGGGACGGAAGCCGGATAAAGAACTGCTGGATCGTTATCAATACCTGCAAAAGTTCCTGAAAGAGAGCAAGGAATTCGGTGCTCAAAGACAGGAAAGCGAAAAGAAAGCGGTAAACATCGCTCTGCAAAACCTGGCACGCAACTCCGGTTACGGAGACGTTACCCGCCTGACCTGGAGCATGGAAACCGAACTGATTAAAGAACTTCTTCCCTACCTGTCCCCCAAAGAGATAGACGGCGTAGAAGTGTATGTACAAATCAACGAGGAAGGTAAATCGGAGATTAAGCAAATCAAAGACGGCAAAGAGCTCAACAGCATGCGTGCCAAGCTGAAAAAGCATCCGTATATAGAAGAACTGAAAGCAGTACACAAAAAGCTGAAAGACCAGTACACCCGTTCGCGCATCATGCTGGAACAGGCGATGGAAGACTGCACCCATTTTGAAGAAAACGAATTGCGCAAGCTGATGCAGAATCCTGTTATCTGGCCATTACTGAAACATCTCGTCTTCATCTGCAACGGACAGACGGGCTTCTACACCGATGGATTGCTGATTACAGTGAATGCCGTTTGCCTCCCGTTAAAACCGAAAGACGAGTTACGCATCGCGCACCCCACAGACCTGTATACAAGCGGAGACTGGCATGCTTATCAAAAATTCCTGTTCGATAAATCAATCCGCCAACCTTTCAAACAGGTATTCCGCGAACTTTACGTTCCGACTCCGGAAGAAATAGAAGCCACTCAATCCCGCCGCTATGCCGGCAATCAGATTCAACCGCAGAAAACGGTTGCCGTACTGAAAGGGCGCCGTTGGGTAGCCGATTATGAAGACGGCCTTCAAAAGATATATTACAAAGAGAATATCATCGCCACCATCTATGCCATGGCAGACTGGTTCTCTCCTGCCGATATCGAAGCTCCGACATTGGAATATGTCTGCTTCCATAGCCGCAAAGACTACAAGTTGATGAAAATCTCGGAGATTCCTCCTGTCATCTTCTCCGAAGTAATGAGAGACGTAGACCTGGCAGTAAGCGTAGCCCATGCCGGAAGCGTTGCCCCGGAAACCAGCCACTCTACCATCGAGATGCGCAGCGTACTGGTGGAACTGACGATGCCGTTGTTTCATTTCAAGAACGTGACAATAAAAGGAAGTTTTGCTCACATCGAAGGTAAACTGGGTAAGTACAATATTCATCTGGGCAGCGGTGTGATCCATCAGGAAGGTGGTGCACAGATAGCCGTTCTTCCGGTACATTCGCAAAATCGCGGACGCCTGTTCCTGCCTTTCGTAGATGAAGATCCGAAGACTGCCGAGATACTGACTAAGATTATCTTCTTTGCAGAAGACGATAAGATAAAAGATCCGAGCATCCTGAACCAAATCAAATAG
- a CDS encoding GAF domain-containing protein: MAENLIIHTGSKEEKYRELLPQLHALVSTEADLIANLANMVAALKQTFGFFWVGFYLVKEEELVLGPFQGPIACTRIRFGRGVCGTAWKEARTLIVPDVEQFPGHIACSSDSKSEIVVPILKQGKVVGVLDIDSDTLDSFDTIDARYLEEICTYIVL, translated from the coding sequence ATGGCAGAAAATTTAATCATCCACACAGGAAGCAAGGAAGAAAAGTATCGGGAGTTACTTCCGCAACTGCATGCTTTGGTAAGTACGGAAGCAGATCTCATTGCCAATCTTGCCAACATGGTAGCAGCCTTAAAGCAGACTTTCGGTTTCTTCTGGGTAGGCTTTTACCTTGTGAAAGAAGAAGAACTCGTACTGGGTCCGTTTCAAGGCCCCATTGCCTGCACTCGCATCCGCTTTGGCAGAGGAGTTTGCGGAACCGCTTGGAAAGAAGCCCGTACACTGATTGTTCCTGATGTAGAGCAGTTTCCCGGACACATAGCCTGTAGTTCGGACTCGAAATCGGAAATAGTAGTACCAATCCTCAAGCAGGGGAAAGTTGTCGGGGTGCTGGATATCGACAGTGATACATTGGATAGCTTCGACACTATCGACGCACGCTATCTGGAAGAGATTTGCACGTATATTGTATTATAA
- a CDS encoding chaperone modulator CbpM, whose amino-acid sequence MQTELIIVSEYCHKCHIEPSFIEMLEEGGLINVHTEGGEHYLLLSELPNVERYSRMYYDLSINMEGIDAIHHLLERMEDMRHEMRSLRKQLLLYREREIEDMDW is encoded by the coding sequence ATGCAGACCGAATTAATAATTGTCAGTGAATACTGTCACAAATGTCATATTGAGCCTTCATTCATCGAAATGTTGGAAGAGGGCGGTTTGATTAACGTGCATACCGAAGGCGGTGAACATTATCTGCTTTTGTCGGAACTCCCGAACGTGGAACGTTATAGCAGAATGTACTATGACTTATCCATCAACATGGAAGGTATCGATGCCATTCATCATTTGCTGGAAAGGATGGAAGATATGAGGCACGAAATGCGTTCGCTTCGCAAACAACTTTTGCTGTACCGGGAACGGGAAATAGAAGATATGGACTGGTAA
- a CDS encoding DnaJ C-terminal domain-containing protein produces the protein MAYIDYYKILGVDKSASQDDIKKAFRKLARKYHPDLNPNDPSAKDKFQEINEANEVLSDPEKRKKYDEYGEHWKHADEFEAQKRAQQQAGGFGGAGGFGGFGGAGQGFSDGNGTYWYSSDGEGFSGGNASGFSDFFESMFGHRGGRGQGSAGFRGQDFNAELHLSLRDAAQTHKQILTVNGKQVRITIPAGVADGQVIKLKGYGAEGVNGGPAGDLYITFVIAEDPVFKRLGDDLYIDVEVDLYSAVLGGEKVVDTLDGKVKLKIKPETQNGTKVRLKGKGFPVYKKEGQFGDLIVTYSVKIPTNLTDKQKELFRQLQSMN, from the coding sequence ATGGCCTATATAGATTATTACAAGATTCTTGGAGTAGACAAAAGTGCTTCTCAGGATGATATCAAAAAGGCTTTTCGTAAGTTGGCCCGGAAATATCACCCTGATTTGAATCCTAATGACCCTAGTGCAAAGGATAAATTTCAGGAAATCAACGAAGCCAATGAAGTACTGAGTGACCCCGAGAAACGTAAAAAGTATGATGAGTACGGAGAACATTGGAAGCATGCCGATGAATTCGAAGCGCAGAAACGTGCACAGCAACAAGCCGGAGGCTTTGGCGGTGCAGGAGGTTTCGGCGGATTCGGCGGTGCGGGTCAGGGTTTCTCCGACGGTAACGGAACCTATTGGTATAGTTCCGATGGAGAAGGATTTTCCGGTGGCAACGCTAGTGGATTTTCTGATTTCTTCGAATCAATGTTCGGACATCGGGGAGGAAGAGGACAAGGTTCTGCGGGATTCCGCGGACAGGACTTTAATGCCGAACTTCATCTTTCCCTTCGTGATGCTGCTCAAACGCATAAGCAGATATTGACTGTAAATGGTAAACAGGTACGTATCACTATCCCTGCCGGTGTAGCCGACGGACAGGTTATTAAACTGAAAGGCTACGGAGCCGAAGGTGTCAACGGAGGACCTGCGGGGGACTTGTACATTACGTTCGTTATAGCCGAAGACCCGGTGTTCAAACGCCTGGGCGACGATCTGTACATAGATGTGGAGGTAGATCTTTACTCTGCCGTATTGGGAGGCGAGAAAGTAGTCGACACGCTGGACGGTAAAGTGAAACTGAAGATAAAACCGGAAACGCAGAACGGTACGAAAGTCCGTCTGAAAGGTAAAGGATTCCCGGTTTATAAGAAGGAAGGACAATTCGGTGACTTGATTGTGACCTATTCTGTCAAGATTCCTACGAACTTGACCGACAAACAGAAAGAGTTGTTCCGTCAATTACAGAGTATGAACTAA
- a CDS encoding phosphoethanolamine transferase encodes MKLFKNIKNWLENQEHLFYLFLFILIVPNMVLCFTEPLPFMAKVANVLLPFGCYYLLMTLSRNCGKMLWILFLFLFFGAFQIVLLYLFGQSIIAVDMFLNLVTTNSSEALELLDNLTPAIIAVIILYVPALILGMISIIRKRKLTVEFIRRERKRAFLVFGISLLSLVGAYVQDSGYELKSDLYPLNVCYNVGLAFQRTALTQDYHRTSKDFTFHARPTHPEGKREVYVMVIGETSRALNWQLYGYERETNPLLSRQTGLIAFPKVLTESNTTHKSVPMLMSDATACNYDSIYHQKGIITAFKEAGFRTAFFSNQRYNHSFIDFFGMEADTYDFIKEDSVSSTYNPSDDELLKLVEEELAKGATKQFIVLHTYGSHFNYRERYPSEDAFFTPDYPMEAERKYRDNLVNAYDNSIRYTDDFLSRLIRMLEKQQVDAAMLYTSDHGEDIFDDSRHLFLHASPVPSYYQLHVPFLIWMSDDYRETYPERWNTAIENKDKNVSSSSSFFPTMLSLGGIETPYRDDSQAVTASHYVLKPRVYLNDHNDPRPLDDLGMKKQDFQMLEKRNIKY; translated from the coding sequence ATGAAGCTTTTTAAAAATATAAAGAATTGGTTGGAAAATCAGGAACATCTGTTTTATCTGTTCCTGTTTATCTTGATAGTACCTAATATGGTACTCTGTTTTACAGAACCTTTACCATTTATGGCAAAAGTCGCCAATGTGTTGTTACCTTTCGGTTGCTATTACCTGTTGATGACTTTGTCGAGGAATTGCGGCAAGATGCTGTGGATTTTATTCCTGTTCCTGTTCTTCGGAGCCTTTCAGATCGTGTTGCTTTATTTATTCGGCCAGTCCATTATCGCTGTCGATATGTTTTTGAATCTGGTCACCACCAATTCGAGTGAGGCATTGGAACTGCTCGATAATCTCACACCTGCCATTATTGCTGTAATCATACTCTATGTACCTGCCCTGATATTAGGGATGATTTCAATTATACGTAAACGGAAACTTACGGTAGAGTTCATTCGCAGGGAACGGAAGAGAGCCTTCCTGGTCTTTGGAATCTCCCTCCTTAGTCTTGTCGGAGCCTATGTGCAGGATTCGGGATATGAGTTGAAATCTGATTTATACCCGCTAAACGTATGCTACAACGTAGGTCTTGCCTTTCAAAGAACAGCTCTGACACAGGATTACCACCGTACATCCAAAGACTTTACTTTCCATGCCCGGCCTACTCATCCGGAGGGAAAACGGGAAGTATATGTAATGGTCATAGGAGAAACCTCTCGTGCCCTAAACTGGCAATTGTATGGTTACGAACGTGAAACGAACCCGCTCTTATCCCGGCAAACGGGTCTGATTGCTTTCCCAAAAGTGTTGACAGAGTCGAATACGACACATAAAAGTGTCCCCATGCTGATGTCGGATGCTACTGCCTGCAACTACGACTCTATCTACCATCAAAAAGGAATCATCACCGCTTTCAAAGAGGCAGGATTCCGGACGGCTTTTTTCTCCAACCAACGTTACAACCATTCATTTATCGACTTCTTCGGAATGGAAGCCGATACGTATGATTTTATAAAAGAAGATTCGGTCAGTTCTACCTATAATCCTTCTGACGACGAACTTCTGAAATTGGTGGAGGAGGAACTGGCGAAAGGTGCAACGAAACAATTCATCGTACTTCACACCTACGGTTCCCACTTTAACTATCGCGAACGTTACCCGTCGGAAGATGCTTTCTTTACGCCCGATTATCCGATGGAAGCAGAGAGAAAATACCGGGATAACCTGGTGAATGCCTATGACAACTCTATTCGTTACACGGATGATTTTCTGTCACGACTTATCCGTATGTTGGAAAAACAGCAGGTAGATGCCGCCATGCTCTACACTTCCGATCATGGAGAGGACATTTTCGACGATTCCCGTCATCTGTTCCTCCACGCTTCTCCCGTACCTTCTTATTATCAGCTTCATGTGCCATTCCTGATTTGGATGTCCGATGACTACCGCGAAACGTATCCCGAACGTTGGAATACCGCTATTGAAAATAAGGATAAGAATGTTTCTTCCAGCAGCTCTTTCTTCCCGACCATGCTGTCTTTAGGCGGAATAGAAACTCCTTACCGGGATGATTCGCAGGCTGTGACGGCTTCGCACTACGTCCTGAAACCGAGGGTTTATCTGAACGATCACAATGATCCCCGTCCGTTGGATGATTTGGGCATGAAGAAGCAAGACTTCCAGATGCTGGAAAAGAGGAATATCAAGTATTAA
- a CDS encoding BamA/TamA family outer membrane protein yields MIMNTRQNRLIIFALLLLTQTPLGAQLHSTKIELPEDSISATMEDSIPAKRSFFKKFLDYFNDANKEKKNKKFDFSVIGGPHYSSDTKFGLGLVAAGLYRTDRIDTLLPPSNVSLYGDVSTVGFYLLGVRGNHLFPKDKYRLNYNLYFYSFPSLYWGRGYDNGANSDNESDYKRFQAQVKVDFMFRLAKNFYIGPMAVFDYIDGRNFEKPELWEGMAARTTNTSLGLSLLYDSRDFLTNAYHGYYLRIDQRFSPAFLGNKYAFSSTELTTSYYQPVWKGGVLAGQFHTLLTYGDTPWGLMATLGSSYSMRGYYEGRYRDKGAMDAQIELRQHVWKRNGVAVWVGAGTIFPRLSEFTPKHILPNYGFGYRWEFKKRVNVRLDLGFGKHQTGFIFNINEAF; encoded by the coding sequence ATGATTATGAATACTAGACAGAACAGGCTAATCATATTCGCGCTTTTGTTGTTGACACAAACCCCGTTGGGCGCACAGCTGCATTCTACTAAAATTGAACTGCCGGAGGATTCTATATCTGCAACCATGGAAGATTCCATTCCGGCAAAGCGCAGTTTCTTTAAAAAGTTTCTTGATTACTTCAATGACGCCAATAAGGAAAAAAAGAATAAAAAGTTTGATTTCAGTGTGATAGGCGGCCCACATTATTCCAGTGACACCAAGTTCGGACTCGGACTGGTGGCAGCCGGACTATATCGAACCGATCGGATTGATACGCTTCTTCCTCCCTCCAATGTCTCTCTTTACGGAGATGTGTCGACTGTCGGCTTCTATCTGTTGGGAGTCCGCGGAAATCATCTGTTTCCAAAAGATAAATACCGCTTGAATTACAATCTCTATTTCTATTCTTTTCCCAGTCTGTATTGGGGACGGGGATATGACAATGGAGCGAACTCTGATAACGAAAGCGATTATAAACGTTTTCAGGCACAGGTGAAAGTCGATTTTATGTTTCGGCTGGCAAAGAACTTCTACATCGGCCCGATGGCCGTATTCGATTATATCGACGGACGGAACTTTGAGAAACCGGAACTATGGGAAGGAATGGCCGCGCGAACCACTAATACCAGTCTGGGACTTTCCCTCCTTTACGATTCACGTGATTTCCTGACAAATGCATATCATGGCTATTATTTGCGGATAGACCAGCGGTTCAGTCCGGCTTTTCTCGGCAATAAATATGCGTTTAGCAGTACAGAACTGACTACCAGTTATTATCAGCCGGTATGGAAAGGTGGAGTGCTGGCAGGGCAATTCCACACATTGCTTACCTATGGCGATACCCCTTGGGGATTGATGGCAACGTTGGGAAGTTCTTACTCCATGCGCGGATATTACGAAGGACGCTATCGGGACAAGGGAGCAATGGACGCGCAAATAGAACTCCGGCAACACGTCTGGAAACGGAATGGAGTAGCTGTATGGGTAGGAGCGGGAACGATTTTTCCACGACTTTCCGAGTTCACCCCGAAACACATTCTGCCTAATTATGGCTTCGGGTATCGTTGGGAATTTAAGAAGAGAGTAAATGTACGTTTGGATTTAGGGTTTGGCAAACACCAGACCGGATTTATTTTTAACATCAATGAAGCTTTTTAA
- a CDS encoding TonB family protein, with translation MKSTIITLIMLMCGFTVVRAQKVIITEEEINDAIFEVTGINFNSSSSSNSNSNSKGEETDNQIYVVAEKIAEFPGGMNAQIDFINKNLIYPEECISNNIEGTIMLEVVIEKDGRISSAKVLGSSKNKHRALIREALRLVSIMPRWTPAEYRDNNRKLRNVRFQAYLPVFFRLRDGKYSPFVMPSENSTSKNSTQNKPLHRPESFISTKTFKEQILPNMNKAIILSFYADWAGPCNELNRDWDTLFGTFNGKYRLCHIDVDNHEESDGLVDRYEVSAIPTLILIYNRNGDFVKWIGSGKGRESAIKSWFEDGIRKAESCFGR, from the coding sequence ATGAAAAGTACAATTATTACATTAATTATGTTGATGTGTGGGTTTACTGTTGTAAGAGCACAAAAAGTTATTATTACGGAAGAAGAAATAAATGATGCAATATTTGAGGTAACAGGAATAAATTTCAATAGTAGTTCTTCTTCAAACTCAAATTCAAACTCAAAAGGAGAGGAAACGGATAATCAGATTTATGTTGTTGCTGAAAAAATAGCGGAGTTTCCTGGAGGAATGAATGCTCAAATTGATTTTATTAATAAAAATTTGATATATCCGGAAGAATGTATATCGAACAATATTGAAGGAACTATTATGCTGGAGGTTGTTATTGAAAAGGATGGACGGATTTCTAGTGCGAAAGTATTGGGAAGTTCGAAAAATAAACATCGGGCATTGATTCGTGAAGCCTTGAGGCTCGTTTCTATTATGCCTAGGTGGACTCCGGCAGAGTATCGTGATAATAATAGAAAATTGAGAAATGTACGTTTTCAAGCTTATCTTCCTGTTTTTTTTCGATTACGTGATGGAAAATATTCACCATTCGTGATGCCTTCTGAAAATTCTACCTCTAAAAATTCTACTCAAAACAAACCTTTGCATAGACCAGAGTCGTTTATTTCTACAAAGACTTTCAAAGAACAGATATTACCCAATATGAATAAAGCTATAATTTTATCTTTTTATGCGGATTGGGCAGGACCTTGTAACGAGTTAAATAGAGATTGGGATACTTTATTTGGTACTTTCAATGGTAAATATAGACTATGTCATATTGATGTTGATAACCACGAAGAGAGCGATGGATTAGTGGATAGATATGAAGTTAGTGCAATTCCGACTTTGATACTAATATATAATCGAAATGGAGATTTTGTGAAATGGATAGGATCTGGAAAGGGACGTGAATCCGCTATCAAAAGTTGGTTTGAAGATGGTATCAGAAAGGCGGAATCCTGCTTTGGACGATAG